GTTACGGCCGATGACGGAAGCGGAGCCAGTAGCCCTTCCTGCATTACCACCATCGCGGCTACCGGCCGACCGAATTCTCCGGATTCGATTGTGGGCCCTGTTTACAGCGTATGCCCCGGTCAGGTCGTGACGTATTCCGTTCTGACACCAGATCCCAATGCAGCTTCCTACGACTGGATCGTTCCACCGACCATGACCATCCTCACTGGACAAGGAACCGCTACCATCACGGTAGAAGCGGGTCCCGCCTTCAGCTGGGGATACTTGCGTGTCTCAGCGAGCAACTGTCGCGGAACTACCGGACAAAAAGTGATCACCGTATTCAATGCACCGACCAAACCAGGTGCCATTTCCGGCCCGCCGACCGGCGCCTGCCCGAATGGTACCTATACGTACTCAATCCAGGCAGTCCCCGGCGCTACCTCGTACACCTGGTTCGCACCGGCAGGTTGTGTCATTGCCTCCCCGGTGACGAGCGGTAACCCGTTGACCACCTCTGTCACCTCCGTGGATATCACTTTCCCGGCAGGTTTTGTGAACGGCTCGATCTACGTACAATCGAACAGCGGTTGTAACTCTTCCGAGCGCCGTGAACTGAAGATTCGTTCTGTGCCGGTCAAGCCGGGTGGTATTCGCGGCCCGCTCTTCGGTGTCTGTGATATGACGAGCGTAATGTATTACGTCGATTCAGTGCCGGGTGCGGAGTCGTACACCTGGACGTTTACCCCCGGAACTTTCACGACGATCAATGGAAACGGGAACGATACCATCTACGTGGATTTCGCTACCGGCTTCACCCAAGCCACGCTCTGCGTGACGGCGAACAATTCCTGCGGTAGTTCAGTGGCTCGTTGCGGAGTAGTATTCGCACGCCCACAGACGCCTCGCTTCATCGATGGACCGACCGGCGCCTGTAATTCCAATCCGGCAACCAGCATTGCTTATTACGAGGTCCAACCGATGTTCGGGGCCAACGGATATGATTGGAGTGTACCGCCGGGTGCCAACATCACACTCGGACAAGGTACTACGCGCATTACCGTAGACTTTCTGGGAGCTTCGACCGGCAATGTAAGTGTACGTGCGTTCAACGACTGCG
This genomic stretch from Bacteroidota bacterium harbors:
- a CDS encoding T9SS type A sorting domain-containing protein — its product is MKKFTLALFLIALNLTAALWARAEGIQPASQLAATATPGPITGPSAVCVNQTGVAYAVAALPGSVTYDWTLPSGASIVSGAGTASIVVDFGSDFGDICVTADDGSGASSPSCITTIAATGRPNSPDSIVGPVYSVCPGQVVTYSVLTPDPNAASYDWIVPPTMTILTGQGTATITVEAGPAFSWGYLRVSASNCRGTTGQKVITVFNAPTKPGAISGPPTGACPNGTYTYSIQAVPGATSYTWFAPAGCVIASPVTSGNPLTTSVTSVDITFPAGFVNGSIYVQSNSGCNSSERRELKIRSVPVKPGGIRGPLFGVCDMTSVMYYVDSVPGAESYTWTFTPGTFTTINGNGNDTIYVDFATGFTQATLCVTANNSCGSSVARCGVVFARPQTPRFIDGPTGACNSNPATSIAYYEVQPMFGANGYDWSVPPGANITLGQGTTRITVDFLGASTGNVSVRAFNDCGISPARTLEVIVNPCRTAGSESNTEFLELIAFPNPAKNSIQIAFQSTVAQDYNLKVVDITGRDVVSLNRSSSIGSNRELLDLTGMSPGIYLICLNSAGSQEKIRVM